The Pseudoalteromonas ruthenica genome has a window encoding:
- a CDS encoding MarR family winged helix-turn-helix transcriptional regulator, with product MTDNSTLYLQNQLCFKLYTASRLVVRGYQPMLNELGLTYPQYLVLLVLWQRHEQQQLPMSLKSLGAELHLDSGTLTPLLKRMQKQELLSRVRSDDDERQLQIALTEAGLALQSNAKQWRDTLSQSLQCQREELNAMALQLDALIAELS from the coding sequence ATGACAGATAACAGCACCTTATATTTGCAAAACCAACTTTGTTTTAAGCTCTACACTGCCTCTCGGCTAGTTGTGCGGGGCTATCAACCTATGTTGAATGAGCTGGGCCTGACCTATCCTCAATATCTAGTGCTTTTGGTGCTTTGGCAGCGCCATGAACAGCAACAATTGCCCATGAGCCTTAAATCACTTGGCGCAGAGCTGCACCTTGACTCAGGCACATTGACGCCGCTGTTAAAACGGATGCAAAAGCAGGAGCTGCTATCTCGAGTGCGCAGTGATGATGATGAACGGCAATTGCAAATAGCGCTTACTGAGGCGGGCTTGGCGCTGCAAAGCAACGCTAAGCAGTGGCGAGACACCCTAAGTCAATCTCTGCAGTGTCAGCGAGAAGAACTTAATGCCATGGCACTGCAACTTGATGCGCTGATAGCCGAACTCAGCTAG
- a CDS encoding mechanosensitive ion channel family protein has product MPEPSWQALSEQFRQFLHNAWQMLPNLSLGLAVMILCCLLARPVAYLLIKPLHRFSQSRLVQVVMRRFISILIMLLGVYVFLRLAALTEFAVAVMSGTGLIGLILGFAFKDIAENFISSMLLSIQRPFKIDDVIEVDGRLGVVRKVTARATTLVDFDGNHIQIPNATVYKNVIKNFTANPKMRGHFIIGVGYDNNLRQAQQLALQCISSKTMVLSDPPPQVLIDNLGASTANLQVYFWVDSERFSVLKVASHLMREVVDTFTEQEISMPDDARERIIVNQPDGSAETTHAQPQKAKPRTGASRHNQAVDDISSDAEDIREQAQKSREPEQGNNII; this is encoded by the coding sequence ATGCCTGAGCCCTCTTGGCAAGCATTGAGTGAACAGTTTAGGCAGTTTTTACACAATGCTTGGCAAATGTTACCTAATCTCAGCCTTGGCCTCGCAGTCATGATCCTATGCTGCCTGCTCGCTCGCCCTGTGGCCTACCTGTTGATCAAACCTTTGCATCGGTTCAGCCAAAGCCGTTTAGTTCAGGTGGTCATGCGCCGTTTTATCAGTATTCTCATTATGCTGCTGGGTGTTTATGTGTTTCTTCGTCTGGCCGCACTGACTGAATTTGCTGTCGCAGTAATGAGTGGTACCGGCCTTATCGGACTCATTCTCGGGTTCGCCTTTAAGGACATTGCCGAGAATTTCATCTCTAGTATGCTGCTAAGCATACAGCGACCTTTTAAAATCGATGACGTAATCGAGGTGGACGGCCGTTTAGGCGTAGTGCGTAAAGTGACTGCTCGCGCGACCACTTTGGTTGACTTTGATGGCAACCATATTCAGATCCCCAACGCCACCGTGTACAAAAATGTGATCAAAAACTTCACAGCCAACCCCAAGATGCGGGGTCACTTTATTATCGGCGTTGGTTACGACAATAACTTAAGGCAGGCTCAACAGCTTGCTTTACAGTGTATTAGCAGTAAAACCATGGTATTGAGCGACCCACCACCACAAGTGTTAATTGATAATCTCGGTGCATCCACCGCTAACCTGCAGGTTTATTTCTGGGTTGATAGCGAACGCTTCAGTGTGCTTAAAGTGGCCTCGCACCTGATGCGCGAGGTGGTCGATACCTTTACCGAACAGGAGATCAGCATGCCTGACGATGCTCGAGAGCGCATTATTGTTAACCAACCTGACGGCTCAGCCGAGACTACGCATGCACAGCCACAAAAGGCAAAGCCGCGTACTGGCGCCAGCCGCCATAATCAAGCGGTGGATGACATCAGTAGCGACGCCGAAGATATCCGTGAACAGGCGCAAAAATCCCGAGAGCCCGAACAAGGCAACAACATCATCTAG